In one Rhopalosiphum padi isolate XX-2018 chromosome 3, ASM2088224v1, whole genome shotgun sequence genomic region, the following are encoded:
- the LOC132927798 gene encoding inhibitor of growth protein 4-like — protein sequence MTSALNLEHYLNNLENLPVELQRNFTLMRDLDSRVQELMRNVDKLTDDYMSNSKGYTADKKREMMTSIQRQFDKAKEYSDDKVQLAIQTYEMVDKHIREFDSDLARFGAEIQDRAISATRNIEENSQKRECKKIKDKEIKKKSASSEEETAPKKTSKMKQLKKGVTIATSAAPSKTPLINVVTNPTNPTNSVTSVTVETSSLTGAGVAHSTEVLDMPVDPNEPTYCLCNQVSYGEMIGCDNPDCPIEWFHFACVKLTTKPKGKWFCLKCITDRKKK from the exons atgacttcTGCTCTTAACTTGGAACACTATCTGAACA atttagagaATCTTCCTGTTGAGTTACAACGAAACTTCACTCTGATGCGAGATCTTGACTCCAGAGTTCAAGAATTGATGCGCAACGTTGACAAACTGACAGACGATTATATGTCAAATTCCAAGGGATACACAGCAGATAAAAAACGCGAAATGATGACCAGCATACAACGTCAGTTTGACAAAGCAAAAGAATACAGTGATGATAAAGTTCAATTGGCTATACAAACTTATGAAATG GTAGATAAACATATTAGAGAATTTGATTCAGATTTAGCACGCTTTGGAGCTGAAATTCAAGACAGAGCCATTAGTGCTACAAGAAATATAGAAGAAAATTCACAAAAAC GAGAATGTAAAAAGATTAAAgacaaagaaattaaaaagaagAGTGCATCGAGTGAAGAAGAAACAGCTCCaaaaaaaacatctaaaatGAAACAACTGAAAAAAG GAGTTACAATAGCAACAAGTGCAGCACCTAGTAAAACACCTTTAATTAATGTTGTCACTAATCCAACAAACCCTACAAATAGTGTAACCAGCGTTACAGTAGAAACTAGTTCCCTTACTGGTGCCGGAGTTGCACACTCGACTGAAGTATTAGATATGCCTGTTGATCCAAATGAACCAACGTATTGTTTATGCAACCAAGTTTCTTATGGTGAAATGATTGGCTGTGATAATCCAgat tgtccTATTGAATGGTTCCACTTTGCATGTGTCAAATTAACTACCAAGCCTAAAGGAAAATGGTTCTGTCTTAAATGTATAACAGACAGgaagaaaaaataa